A single Limanda limanda chromosome 19, fLimLim1.1, whole genome shotgun sequence DNA region contains:
- the mapk15 gene encoding mitogen-activated protein kinase 15 isoform X2 — MQAYGIVWKAVDRQSGEIVAVKKIFDAFRNRTDAQRTFREIMFLQEFGDHPNIVKLLNVIRAQNDKDIYLIFEYMDSDLHAVIKKGNLLKDIHKRYVMYQLFKGVKYLHSGNVIHRDQKPSNVLLDTDCVVKLCDFGLARSLNQIQEDSGNPALTEYVATRWYRAPEILLGSTRYTKGVDMWSLGCILGEMLLGKALFPGTSTINQIEKIMIAIPHPSPEDVLAIKSEYGSSVIQRMLLKPQVSLEDLLQPSAPPDALDLLRGLLVFNPDKRLTAEQALQHPYVARFHNPTKEPAFYYDVVLPVDDGVQLSVGQYRNKLYEMMVERRTNQGMLRLIQPKDRECVSSRERPGVNDKVEKAPVAVNGDGHGDNERKPPHEKSDEEKQVPSEAAVAKPEPVNVSTQPAAEESPLSSPALGKPTYNPITHAPNGYVRSPAAPPQYQHSTAASRKPLGQTSNESSTASPTEGANASMDQILQRGRSAPVAHNRSFSLTLNQTQNNLLVRKDESPLTSGLSVTSARLNQRSNPQVHEARPPARFSKKVFQTHCNVAAAGDPRAKLGSYSQAYGTINKTELDNLLRSRPSKK; from the exons ATGCAG GCCTATGGCATCGTATGGAAGGCAGTCGACAGACAGAGCGGAGAGATCGTGGCTGTGAAAAAGATCTTTGATGCCTTCAGAAACAGGACTGATGCCCAG cgGACATTCAGAGAAATCATGTTCCTTCAG GAGTTTGGTGATCATCCCAACATTGTCAAACTTCTAAATGTCATCCGAGCGCAAAACGACAAAGACATTTATCTAATTTTTGAATATATGG attCTGACCTGCATGCAGTGATTAAGAAAGGCAACCTCCTGAAGGACATCCATAAACGTTATGTGATGTACCAGCTCTTCAAGGGAGTTAAATACCTGCATTCAGGAAACGTTATCCACCGAGACCAAAAG CCGTCCAACGTGCTGCTGGACACTGACTGTGTGGTCAAGCTGTGTGATTTCGGCCTGGCCAGATCACTCAACCAGATCCAGGAGGACAGTGGGAATCCTGCGCTGACGGAGTACGTGGCGACGCGGTGGTACAGAGCCCCTGAGATCCTGCTGGGGTCCACAAG GTACACTAAAGGTGTGGACATGTGGAGCCTCGGCTGTATTCTGGGAGAGATGCTGCTGGGAAAAGCCCTGTTTCCTGGGACATCCACCATCAACCAGATAGAGAAGATCATGATTGCCATACCCCACCCAAGCCCAGAAG atgttCTCGCAATCAAGTCTGAATATGGATCCTCTGTCATTCAGAGAATGTTACTGAa ACCACAGGTTTCTCTAGAGGATCTTCTCCAGCCGTCTGCACCTCCTGATGCTCTGGACCTGCTGAGGGGTTTGTTAGTTTTCAACCCAGACAAGCGACTGACTGCAGAGCAAGCGCTCCAACACCCATATGTAGCCAG GTTCCATAATCCAACGAAGGAGCCAGCTTTTTACTACGATGTAGTGCTGCCAGTGGACGATGGCGTACAATTATCTGTGGGTCAGTACCGCAACAAACTTTATGAG ATGATGGTGGAGAGGAGAACCAATCAGGGGATGTTGAGACTGATCCAGCCGAAGGACAGAGAGTGTGTCAGTAGCAGGGAGAGGCCCGGTGTGAATGATAAAGTGGAGAAGGCCCCGGTGGCAGTGAATGGAGATGGTCATGGCGACAATGAGAGGAAACCACCGCATGAAAAGtctgatgaagaaaaacaagtgcCTTCGGAAGCGGCCGTTGCCAAACCCGAACCGGTGAATGTATCCACCCAGCCGGCTGCGGAGGAGAGTCCATTATCAAGCCCAGCCTTAGGGAAACCAACATATAATCCCATCACACATGCCCCAA ATGGTTATGTTAGGAGTCCGGCTGCTCCTCCGCAGTACCAGCACTCCACTGCAGCCAGTAGGAAACCTTTGGGACAGACCAGTAATGAGAGTTCAACAGCATCACCAACAGAGGGCGCTAACGCA TCCATGGACCAGATTCTCCAGCGTGGTCGCTCAGCCCCTGTGGCTCATAATCGTTCCTTCTCCTTGACGCTCAACCAAACGCAGAACAACCTGCTGGTGCGTAAGGATGAGTCACCTTTGACCTCCGGGCTATCAGTCACATCGGCACGTCTG AACCAACGCTCCAACCCTCAGGTTCATGAGGCTCGTCCCCCCGCTCGGTTCAGCAAGAAAGTATTCCAGACTCACTGTAACGTGGCAGCTGCCGGTGACCCTCGAGCCAAGCTTGGTAGTTATTCCCAGGCCTATGGTACGATCAATAAGACTGAGCTGGACAATCTGCTTCGAAGTCGTCCTTCCAAAAAGTGA
- the mapk15 gene encoding mitogen-activated protein kinase 15 isoform X1: protein MSKKYESANVSELEEHISQKYDIKKRLGKGAYGIVWKAVDRQSGEIVAVKKIFDAFRNRTDAQRTFREIMFLQEFGDHPNIVKLLNVIRAQNDKDIYLIFEYMDSDLHAVIKKGNLLKDIHKRYVMYQLFKGVKYLHSGNVIHRDQKPSNVLLDTDCVVKLCDFGLARSLNQIQEDSGNPALTEYVATRWYRAPEILLGSTRYTKGVDMWSLGCILGEMLLGKALFPGTSTINQIEKIMIAIPHPSPEDVLAIKSEYGSSVIQRMLLKPQVSLEDLLQPSAPPDALDLLRGLLVFNPDKRLTAEQALQHPYVARFHNPTKEPAFYYDVVLPVDDGVQLSVGQYRNKLYEMMVERRTNQGMLRLIQPKDRECVSSRERPGVNDKVEKAPVAVNGDGHGDNERKPPHEKSDEEKQVPSEAAVAKPEPVNVSTQPAAEESPLSSPALGKPTYNPITHAPNGYVRSPAAPPQYQHSTAASRKPLGQTSNESSTASPTEGANASMDQILQRGRSAPVAHNRSFSLTLNQTQNNLLVRKDESPLTSGLSVTSARLNQRSNPQVHEARPPARFSKKVFQTHCNVAAAGDPRAKLGSYSQAYGTINKTELDNLLRSRPSKK, encoded by the exons ATGagtaaaaaatatgaatcaGCAAACGTgtctgagctggaggagcaCATTTCTCAGAAGTATGACATCAAGAAGAGACTTGGGAAGGGG GCCTATGGCATCGTATGGAAGGCAGTCGACAGACAGAGCGGAGAGATCGTGGCTGTGAAAAAGATCTTTGATGCCTTCAGAAACAGGACTGATGCCCAG cgGACATTCAGAGAAATCATGTTCCTTCAG GAGTTTGGTGATCATCCCAACATTGTCAAACTTCTAAATGTCATCCGAGCGCAAAACGACAAAGACATTTATCTAATTTTTGAATATATGG attCTGACCTGCATGCAGTGATTAAGAAAGGCAACCTCCTGAAGGACATCCATAAACGTTATGTGATGTACCAGCTCTTCAAGGGAGTTAAATACCTGCATTCAGGAAACGTTATCCACCGAGACCAAAAG CCGTCCAACGTGCTGCTGGACACTGACTGTGTGGTCAAGCTGTGTGATTTCGGCCTGGCCAGATCACTCAACCAGATCCAGGAGGACAGTGGGAATCCTGCGCTGACGGAGTACGTGGCGACGCGGTGGTACAGAGCCCCTGAGATCCTGCTGGGGTCCACAAG GTACACTAAAGGTGTGGACATGTGGAGCCTCGGCTGTATTCTGGGAGAGATGCTGCTGGGAAAAGCCCTGTTTCCTGGGACATCCACCATCAACCAGATAGAGAAGATCATGATTGCCATACCCCACCCAAGCCCAGAAG atgttCTCGCAATCAAGTCTGAATATGGATCCTCTGTCATTCAGAGAATGTTACTGAa ACCACAGGTTTCTCTAGAGGATCTTCTCCAGCCGTCTGCACCTCCTGATGCTCTGGACCTGCTGAGGGGTTTGTTAGTTTTCAACCCAGACAAGCGACTGACTGCAGAGCAAGCGCTCCAACACCCATATGTAGCCAG GTTCCATAATCCAACGAAGGAGCCAGCTTTTTACTACGATGTAGTGCTGCCAGTGGACGATGGCGTACAATTATCTGTGGGTCAGTACCGCAACAAACTTTATGAG ATGATGGTGGAGAGGAGAACCAATCAGGGGATGTTGAGACTGATCCAGCCGAAGGACAGAGAGTGTGTCAGTAGCAGGGAGAGGCCCGGTGTGAATGATAAAGTGGAGAAGGCCCCGGTGGCAGTGAATGGAGATGGTCATGGCGACAATGAGAGGAAACCACCGCATGAAAAGtctgatgaagaaaaacaagtgcCTTCGGAAGCGGCCGTTGCCAAACCCGAACCGGTGAATGTATCCACCCAGCCGGCTGCGGAGGAGAGTCCATTATCAAGCCCAGCCTTAGGGAAACCAACATATAATCCCATCACACATGCCCCAA ATGGTTATGTTAGGAGTCCGGCTGCTCCTCCGCAGTACCAGCACTCCACTGCAGCCAGTAGGAAACCTTTGGGACAGACCAGTAATGAGAGTTCAACAGCATCACCAACAGAGGGCGCTAACGCA TCCATGGACCAGATTCTCCAGCGTGGTCGCTCAGCCCCTGTGGCTCATAATCGTTCCTTCTCCTTGACGCTCAACCAAACGCAGAACAACCTGCTGGTGCGTAAGGATGAGTCACCTTTGACCTCCGGGCTATCAGTCACATCGGCACGTCTG AACCAACGCTCCAACCCTCAGGTTCATGAGGCTCGTCCCCCCGCTCGGTTCAGCAAGAAAGTATTCCAGACTCACTGTAACGTGGCAGCTGCCGGTGACCCTCGAGCCAAGCTTGGTAGTTATTCCCAGGCCTATGGTACGATCAATAAGACTGAGCTGGACAATCTGCTTCGAAGTCGTCCTTCCAAAAAGTGA
- the vps28 gene encoding vacuolar protein sorting-associated protein 28 homolog produces MFHGIPVSGVVGGAPANKPELYEEVKLYKNAREREKFDNMAELFAVVKTLQALEKAYIKDCVTPNEYTASCSRLLVQYKAAFKQVQGSDVGTIDDFCRKYRLDCPLAMERIKEDRPITIKDDKGNLNRCIADIVSLFITVMDKLRLEIRAMDEIQPDLRELMETMNRMSNMPPDSEAKDKVSLWLTTLSSMSASDELDDNQVRQMLFDLESAYNAFNRFLHSS; encoded by the exons ATGTTCCACGGGATACCAGTGTCAGGAGTTGTTGGAGGAG ctCCGGCCAACAAACCTGAGTTATATGAG gaagttaaattatacaaaaatgCAAGGGAACGAGAGAA GTTTGATAACATGGCAGAGTTGTTTGCTGTCGTCAAGACCCTGCAGGCCTTGGAGAAGGCTTACATCAAAGACTGTGTCACACCTAATGA GTACACAGCTTCCTGTTCCAGACTCTTGGTTCAGTATAAAGCTGCGTTCAAACAAGTGCAGGGATCTGACGTGGGCACCATCGACGACTTCTGCAGGAAGTACAGA CTCGACTGCCCACTCGCCATGGAAAGGATTAAGGAGGATCGGCCAATCACCATCAAAGATGACAAGGGCAATCTGAACCGCTGCATTGCAGACATTGTCTCT ctcttcatcactgtgaTGGACAAGCTGAGACTGGAGATCAGGGCCATGGATGAG ATCCAGCCAGACCTGAGGGAGCTGATGGAAACCATGAACAGAATGAGCAACATGCCTCCAGACTCAGAGGCTAAGGACAAAGTCAGCCTTTG GTTGACCACCCTCAGCAGCATGTCGGCCTCAGACGAATTGGATGATAACCAGGTGCGCCAGATGCTGTTTGACCTGGAGTCGGCCTACAATGCCTTCAACCgcttcctccactcctcctAA
- the LOC133026033 gene encoding aurora kinase A- and ninein-interacting protein, giving the protein MKTSRPALQTTTQEECGVWLDTVQLKGKAKQKRLTRRPISKLLNPFAEGSGYSLAVALNFTQTKMEMPKTKQSSISAFFTRQPIVPNEKSTSEEPNMDPVQIFSSASTSTTPVVSGTKRKRGTHLVNSEPGVDQGWESENVTEPQATLWLEQDKTPQNLNCQSEEEQPEELNPPQSKRRFTDTSSLPEDSQPLPQAWSQDPLLTFSQYSDSESNLSNRTNTTGENVDDCFLNSLQSEDDSGFRMDLKGKTSTQKSLKYLYSSQLEDEKENSRYLFSKSPCKRSPFSQIDPVSNNEWTEPKTASPQKHIKDQLWNKAEDDESSISQFKWTKPRSAPFKKPAEKQQSREADEDSLAMLFTQDSEGFRVIAHRGLQVRSPLKDPSNFSTGVVRTSSYKFLAEEDQEDEMLFTQDSQGNRVIKH; this is encoded by the exons ATGAAGACCTCCAGGCCAGCTCTGCAGACCACTACCCAAGAGGAGTGTGGGGTTTGGCTGGACACTGTGCAACTCAAAGGAAAAGCCAAACAG AAACGTCTCACCCGACGTCCCATTTCTAAACTGCTGAACCCCTTTGCTGAAGGTAGTGGATATAGTTTGGCTGTGGCTCTCAACTTCACCCAGACTAAAATGGAAATGCCCAAAACCAAGCAGAGCTCCATATCAGCCTTCTTCACACGTCAACCCATAG TTCCCAATGAGAAGTCGACTTCTGAGGAACCAAACATGGATCCGGTGCAGATCTTCTCCTCAGCATCAACCTCAACTACTCCTGTTGTATCAGGGACGAAACGAAAACGAGGAACACATCTTGTAAACTCTGAGCCTGGTGTGGATCAGGGATGGGAAAGTGAAAATGTGACCGAGCCGCAGGCAACACTGTGGCTGGAGCAAGATAAAACACCTCAGAACTTGAACTGTCAGTCTGAGGAAGAGCAGCCTGAGGAGTTGAACCCACCTCAGAGTAAGAGGAGGTTCACTGACACCTCCTCATTACCAGAGGACAGTCAGCCTCTCCCACAGGCATGGAGTCAGGACCCACTGCTCACCTTCAGCCAATACTCTGACAGTGAATCTAACCTGTCTAATCGGACAAATACAACAGGAGAGAATGTTGATGACTGTTTCCTAAACAGTCTTCAAAGTGAGGACGACTCTGGATTTCGGATGGATCTGAAGGGGAAAACCTCCACTCAAAAATCCTTGAAATATTTATACTCTTCTCAGTTGGAggatgagaaagaaaacagcaggtaTTTGTTTTCTAAGTCCCCATGTAAGCGCTCACCTTTCTCTCAGATTGACCCTGTTTCAAATAATGAATGGACGGAACCAAAAACTGCATCACCTCAAAAACACATCAAAGATCAACTGTGGAATAAAGCTGAGGATGATGAGAGCAGCATCTCACAGTTCAAGTGGACAAAACCAAGAAGTGCACCCTTTAAAAAACCAGCAGAAAAGCAGCAAAGCAGAGAAGCTGATGAGGACAGTCTGGCCATGTTGTTTACCCAGGACTCTGAGGGCTTCAGGGTGATAGCACATAGAGGTCTGCAAGTCAGGAGTCCGCTCAAAGATCCGAGTAACTTCAGCACTGGGGTTGTGAGAACTAGTTCTTACAAGTTTTTGGCGGAGGAGGACCAGGAAGATGAGATGCTCTTTACTCAAGACTCTCAGGGAAATAGGGTGATTAAACACTGA
- the cap2 gene encoding adenylyl cyclase-associated protein 2: MEGLMLRLERAVNRLEQMSVNVHGTSGMANGNCVNGIDEGPSQSVDAFNLLLSGPVSDYLSKSRAIGSEVEKHAEMVHDALQTMKTFLKMAATHQQPAKMELHDLMKPISEHIQEIQNFRERNRGSSFFNHVSAVSESIPALGWVAVCQKPGPYVKEMNDAATFYTNRVLKDYKETDRRHVDWVRSYLSIWTEMQSFIKQHHTTGLEWSKIGPIAPPSFLDSPKTPSAPCHPPPPPPPPGPPPVFMDEDPQPQVGNGAAPHSALFAQLNQGMDITKGLKRVSEDQKTHKNPNLRSQASPTKTKSSGAAASSKAAVQKRLPLLELEGKKWRVENFEQKHDLVIEETELKQVAYVFGCNNSTLQVKGKINSIIIDNCKKLGLVFENVVGIVEIINSNSIQIQVLGTVPTISINKTEGCQVYLSKDSLNCEIVSAKSSEMNILIPTGDDDYREFPVPEQFKTVWSSSKLVTEPTEIAG, translated from the exons ATGGAAGGTTTGATGCTGCGGCTGGAGAGAGCTGTGAATCGTCTGGAGCAGATGTCCGTCAACGTGCACGGGACCAGTGGCATGGCGAATGGGAACTGCGTCAACGGCATTGACGAAG GCCCGTCTCAGAGTGTGGACGCCTTCAACCTGCTGCTCAGCGGTCCAGTGTCAGACTACCTGAGCAAGAGCCGAGCCATCGGGAGCGAGGTGGAGAAACAT GCGGAGATGGTGCACGATGCCCTGCAGACTATGAAAACTTTCCTCAAAATGGCTGCCACACACCAGCAACCTGCAAAG ATGGAGCTGCACGACCTGATGAAGCCAATTTCCGAGCACATCCAGGAGATCCAGAACTTCAGGGAACGTAACCGCGGCAGCAGCTTCTTTAACCACGTGTCAGCCGTCAGCGAGAGCATCCCGGCGCTGGGCTGGGTCGCTGTG TGTCAGAAGCCGGGTCCCTACGTGAAGGAGATGAACGACGCCGCCACCTTCTACACCAACAGAGTTCTGAAGGACTACAAAGAAAC CGACAGACGCCATGTTGACTGGGTGCGCTCCTACCTGTCGATCTGGACCGAGATGCAGTCGTTCATCAAGCAGCACCACACCACAGGCCTGGAGTGGAGCAAGATC GGCCCCAttgctcctccctctttccttgaCTCCCCCAAGACCCCCAGTGCTCCCTGCCACCCgccacctccccctcctccccccggCCCACCTCCGGTCTTCATGGACGAGGACCCCCAGCCTCAGGTGGGGAATGGGGCGGCACCGCACTCGGCTCTGTTTGCTCAGCTCAACCAGGGCATGGACATCACCAAAG GTCTGAAGCGTGTGTCAGAAGACCAGAAGACCCACAAGAACCCAAATCTGCGCTCTCAAGCTTCACCGACCAAAACAAAATCCTCGGGGGCTGCGGCCTCATCGAAAGCAGCCGTCCAGAAAAGACTCCCGCTCCTGGAGCTGGAGGGGAAGAAATGGAGGGTG GAGAACTTTGAGCAGAAACACGACCTGGTGATTGAGGAGACGGAGCTGAAACAAGTGGCCTACGTATTCGGTTGCAATAACTCCACCCTGCAGGTTAAGGGCAAAATTAACTCCATCATCATAG ACAACTGCAAGAAGCTGGGTCTAGTTTTTGAGAATGTGGTTGGGATTGTGGAAATCATCAACTCCAATTCAATCCAGATACAG GTGTTGGGAACAGTCCCGACCATTTCCATCAACAAGACGGAGGGCTGCCAGGTGTACCTGAGCAAGGACTCCCTGAACTGTGAAATCGTCAGCGCCAAGAGCTCTGAGATGAACATCCTGATTCCTACAGGAGATGACGATTAT AGGGAGTTTCCAGTGCCGGAGCAGTTCAAGACCGTTTGGAGCAGCTCCAAACTGGTGACAGAGCCCACTGAGATCGCAGGCTGA